From one Phocoena sinus isolate mPhoSin1 chromosome 6, mPhoSin1.pri, whole genome shotgun sequence genomic stretch:
- the C6H9orf16 gene encoding UPF0184 protein C9orf16 homolog, with amino-acid sequence MSGPNGDLGMPVEAGAEGEDDGFEEAEYAAINSMLDQINSCLDHLEEKNDHLHARLQELLESNRQTRLEFQQQLGEAPSDASP; translated from the exons ATGTCGGGCCCCAACGGGGACCTGGGCATGCCGGTGGAGGCGGGCGCGGAAGGCGAGGACGACGGCTTCGAGGAAGCAG aaTACGCTGCTATCAACTCCATGTTGGACCAGATCAACTCCTGTCTGGACCACCTGGAGGAGAAGAATGACCACCTCCATGCCCGCCTCCAGGAGCTGCTTGAATCCAACCGGCAGACGCGCCTTGAGTTCCAGCAGCAGCTCGGGGAGGCCCCCAGCGATGCCAGCCCCTAG
- the LCN2 gene encoding neutrophil gelatinase-associated lipocalin: MPLGLLWLGLSLLGALHTQAQDSTPKLIPAPPLFRVPLQPNFQPDQFQGKWYIVGLAGNALKKEKQGQFKMYATIYELKEDRSYNVTSTLLRDERCDHWIRTFVPSSRPGQFTLGNIKGFPGVQSYTVRVATTNYNQFAIVYFKKVYKNQEYFKTTLYGRTKELTPQLKENFIRFAKSLGLTDEYILFPVPIDKCIDDQ; the protein is encoded by the exons ATGCCCCTAGGTCTCCTGTGGCTGGGCCTCAGCCTGCTGGGGGCCCTGCACACCCAAGCCCAGGATTCCACCCCCAAGCTgatcccagccccacctctcttCAGGGTCCCGCTGCAGCCCAACTTCCAGCCTGACCAG TTCCAGGGGAAGTGGTACATCGTAGGCTTGGCAGGGAATGcactgaagaaggaaaaacaaggcCAGTTTAAGATGTACGCCACCATCTACGAGCTGAAAGAAGACCGCAGCTACAATGTCACCTCCACCCTGCTCAG GGACGAGCGCTGTGACCACTGGATCAGAACTTTTGTCCCAAGTTCCCGGCCCGGCCAGTTCACCCTGGGCAATATTAAGG GCTTCCCCGGGGTGCAGAGCTATACTGTGCGAGTGGCAACTACCAACTACAACCAGTTTGCCATAGTGTACTTCAAGAAGGTTTACAAGAACCAGGAGTACTTCAAGACGACCCTCTACG GGAGGACCAAGGAGCTGACCCCTCAACTGAAGGAGAACTTCATCCGCTTCGCCAAATCCCTGGGCCTCACAGATGAGTACATCCTCTTCCCTGTTCCAATCG ACAAGTGCATCGATGACCAGTGA